In one Candidatus Binatia bacterium genomic region, the following are encoded:
- a CDS encoding alpha/beta fold hydrolase, translating to MIEGFHLGAAGTAGQVCLMHGFTGSPWDLIPVGESLAAGGFEVDCPRLPGHGFPDQAEDNCWEAWLARGQSCLDAAVDRADGRPVIVAGLSMGALLTLQLAYANAGRIDAIATFAPAVEVSTFNRFGIWVLGNLSRVGLGALEMPKGASDAQDQASQEENPGSNPFPFSAYRSFGELRVRTRAIAGEVRTPTLILHGALDATCPVAGSAWLEQALGATDVERHILPRSGHVITRDLEVAEVGSHLLDFLRTRLKTNAVEV from the coding sequence ATGATCGAAGGTTTTCATCTGGGGGCCGCCGGAACCGCGGGGCAGGTTTGTCTGATGCATGGCTTCACCGGCTCGCCCTGGGATCTGATTCCCGTGGGGGAGAGCCTGGCGGCCGGCGGTTTCGAGGTCGATTGTCCGCGCCTTCCGGGTCATGGTTTTCCGGATCAAGCCGAGGATAACTGCTGGGAGGCCTGGCTGGCACGGGGTCAGTCGTGTCTCGATGCCGCGGTCGATCGTGCGGATGGGCGCCCGGTGATTGTCGCAGGGTTGTCGATGGGCGCCTTGCTTACGCTGCAGTTGGCCTACGCGAATGCCGGGCGGATTGACGCGATCGCCACGTTTGCTCCAGCGGTCGAGGTATCGACTTTCAATCGCTTTGGTATCTGGGTCCTGGGGAATCTTTCGCGGGTTGGCCTGGGGGCGCTGGAGATGCCGAAGGGAGCATCCGATGCTCAGGATCAGGCGTCCCAGGAGGAAAACCCTGGTTCAAACCCCTTTCCCTTCTCGGCGTATCGCTCTTTTGGCGAATTGCGAGTGCGGACTCGAGCGATTGCAGGTGAGGTTCGTACGCCGACCTTGATTTTGCATGGTGCGCTGGATGCGACTTGTCCCGTGGCGGGGTCCGCGTGGCTGGAGCAAGCTCTGGGTGCCACGGATGTGGAGCGCCATATTCTGCCTCGCAGTGGTCATGTCATTACTCGGGATCTGGAGGTGGCTGAGGTCGGCTCCCATTTACTGGATTTTCTCCGGACCCGTTTGAAGACGAACGCAGTCGAAGTCTGA
- the mreD gene encoding rod shape-determining protein MreD, with product MRAALILAFCGILAVVTQTTLLGRLGILPAPPNLILILSVYIGLRLPTPWGALGAFLLGYLLDTVSGSVPGLHCFTMTLVFAMVYFVSGRLWMQNPFTRFAIMILGCILEVTTLAAYFTMTGNMGSAVGGVLRTLVIEAALALLIAPLAFSALDFYIPAIARKKIHAAE from the coding sequence ATGCGCGCCGCACTGATTCTCGCTTTTTGTGGCATTCTTGCCGTGGTCACCCAAACGACCCTGCTCGGAAGACTCGGAATTCTGCCCGCGCCGCCGAACCTGATCCTGATCCTGTCTGTCTACATCGGACTGCGTCTGCCCACACCTTGGGGGGCCCTCGGCGCCTTCCTGCTGGGCTACCTGCTCGATACCGTTTCCGGCTCGGTTCCGGGCCTGCACTGCTTTACCATGACGCTGGTCTTCGCCATGGTATATTTTGTGTCGGGACGCCTATGGATGCAGAACCCCTTCACCAGATTCGCAATCATGATTCTCGGTTGCATTCTGGAGGTCACCACGCTTGCCGCCTACTTCACGATGACGGGGAATATGGGGTCTGCTGTGGGCGGCGTTCTGCGGACATTGGTGATCGAGGCCGCACTCGCCTTGCTGATCGCACCTCTGGCGTTCTCGGCTCTCGATTTCTACATCCCGGCGATTGCGCGAAAGAAAATCCATGCAGCTGAATGA
- a CDS encoding rod shape-determining protein, translating into MIFDSLLGWFSVDLAIDLGTANTLIYLKGEGIVCNEPSVVAMQKESRSGRRVLAVGAEAKRMLGRTPGNIVAIRPLKDGVIADFEITEAMLRYFIQKIHKRKSLIRPRIIICVPFGCTEVEKRAVREAAESAGAREVYLVEEPMAAAIGAGLPITEPTGNMIVDIGGGTTEVAVISLSGVVFSRSVRVGGDKMDEAIIQYIKRKYNLLVGERTAELIKITIGSAYPSNEIQTMEIKGRDLVAGVPKTVEISDEEIRDSLLETINQIVEAVRIGLERCPPELASDIVDKGIVLAGGGALLRNLDILLREETGLPIMTSEDPLTAVAVGAGKVLDELSLLKDVTIE; encoded by the coding sequence ATGATCTTCGATTCGCTGCTGGGATGGTTCTCGGTCGACCTTGCGATCGATCTGGGCACGGCGAATACCCTCATTTATCTCAAGGGAGAAGGCATCGTCTGCAACGAACCCTCGGTGGTGGCGATGCAAAAAGAGAGCCGGAGCGGACGCCGGGTTCTGGCGGTCGGAGCTGAAGCCAAGCGCATGCTGGGGCGAACGCCCGGGAATATTGTCGCCATTCGCCCCCTGAAAGATGGCGTGATCGCCGATTTCGAGATCACCGAAGCGATGTTGCGGTACTTCATTCAGAAGATCCACAAACGAAAATCTCTGATTCGGCCCCGGATCATCATCTGCGTGCCCTTCGGCTGCACCGAGGTCGAAAAGCGCGCCGTCCGGGAAGCCGCCGAGTCTGCTGGCGCCCGAGAGGTCTATCTCGTCGAGGAGCCCATGGCGGCCGCCATCGGAGCGGGCCTGCCGATCACCGAGCCGACCGGCAATATGATCGTGGACATCGGGGGCGGCACCACAGAGGTCGCCGTCATCTCCCTTTCCGGGGTCGTCTTTTCTCGATCGGTCCGTGTGGGCGGCGACAAGATGGACGAGGCGATCATTCAGTACATCAAACGGAAGTACAATCTTCTGGTTGGTGAGCGTACCGCCGAGTTGATCAAGATCACCATTGGCTCGGCCTACCCTTCCAATGAAATTCAGACGATGGAAATCAAGGGTCGCGACCTCGTCGCAGGCGTACCCAAAACAGTCGAGATTTCGGATGAAGAAATCCGTGATTCCCTGCTCGAGACCATCAACCAAATTGTCGAGGCCGTTCGAATTGGCCTGGAACGCTGCCCCCCCGAGTTGGCCTCGGATATCGTCGACAAGGGTATCGTGCTGGCCGGAGGTGGCGCACTCCTGCGAAATCTCGACATTCTCCTCCGAGAGGAAACCGGCCTGCCCATCATGACCTCCGAGGATCCGCTGACCGCCGTTGCCGTCGGCGCGGGAAAAGTACTCGACGAGCTGAGTCTTCTCAAAGACGTCACCATCGAGTAG
- a CDS encoding DUF6285 domain-containing protein — protein MTDRPSSRELLSAVERFLDEDLVPDLKGRRQFLARVAANALRLVAREMATESPSSTKRDPELLRQQIRQGEYAGSEERQHLLRILREDVRAKLLVSNPRLLEADEARGRASPEGAADRA, from the coding sequence ATGACGGATCGACCGAGTTCCCGGGAGCTTTTGTCTGCGGTAGAGCGTTTCCTGGACGAGGATCTGGTGCCTGACCTCAAGGGGCGGCGACAGTTTCTCGCGCGCGTCGCCGCGAATGCCCTGCGATTGGTGGCTCGTGAGATGGCGACGGAGTCGCCCTCGAGTACGAAGCGCGACCCGGAGTTGCTGAGGCAGCAGATTCGCCAGGGAGAGTATGCTGGCTCTGAAGAGCGGCAGCACTTGCTGAGGATCCTGCGAGAAGACGTGCGGGCCAAACTATTGGTTTCGAATCCTCGCCTCCTTGAAGCAGACGAAGCGCGCGGACGTGCGTCGCCAGAGGGGGCGGCAGATCGCGCATAA
- a CDS encoding phosphotransferase family protein gives MSPEEMVSRLEPFFAEAAGVSSARIEGFRTLTGGAVRSAFALDLHLSGSPTVQELVLLAFRPGGASTFGAPEEFGLLGAVHDLGAPVPRPAYVGEETLGRPFYVMERMAGESIGRRIVTADSLASAREALPRQLAAALASIHRVDTADPRLAFLGQPEAGQSAAEHTRLQLDAIYEMIRVEAHPVFDEAFRWLAENPPQEGALALVHGDFRIGNVLVSPDGLEAVLDWELAHIGDPIEDLGWLCGRSWRFGLDEKTCGGVGSREDLLAAYQESSGRAVSTGDLLYWEVFGNLRWGVFTLVQTRPFLDGSSRNIELGMIGRRVAETEWELLNLMEGKAL, from the coding sequence ATGTCACCCGAGGAAATGGTCTCTCGACTCGAACCTTTTTTTGCCGAGGCCGCCGGCGTATCCAGCGCGCGGATCGAAGGATTTCGCACTCTGACTGGTGGGGCGGTGAGGTCCGCTTTCGCGCTGGACCTGCACCTCTCCGGATCTCCCACTGTTCAGGAATTGGTTCTGCTGGCTTTTCGCCCGGGAGGTGCGAGCACGTTCGGCGCGCCCGAGGAGTTCGGTTTGCTGGGGGCTGTTCATGACCTGGGAGCGCCCGTGCCGAGACCGGCTTACGTCGGCGAAGAGACGTTGGGCCGCCCGTTTTACGTGATGGAGAGAATGGCAGGAGAAAGTATCGGTCGCCGGATTGTGACGGCCGACTCTCTGGCATCCGCACGCGAGGCGCTACCCCGACAACTCGCAGCCGCTCTGGCTTCGATTCACCGTGTCGATACCGCGGATCCGCGGCTGGCGTTTCTGGGGCAACCCGAGGCAGGCCAATCGGCGGCCGAGCATACGCGCCTGCAACTGGATGCGATCTACGAGATGATTCGGGTCGAAGCCCATCCGGTGTTCGACGAGGCGTTCCGCTGGTTGGCGGAGAATCCTCCTCAGGAGGGGGCGCTCGCTCTGGTTCATGGAGACTTCAGAATTGGAAATGTGCTGGTGAGCCCGGATGGGCTCGAGGCCGTTCTTGATTGGGAACTGGCCCACATCGGAGATCCGATCGAAGACCTTGGTTGGCTTTGCGGCCGATCCTGGCGATTCGGTCTCGATGAGAAAACCTGCGGCGGAGTCGGTAGCCGGGAGGATTTGCTGGCGGCCTATCAGGAGTCCAGTGGTCGCGCGGTTTCGACCGGTGACCTTTTATATTGGGAAGTTTTTGGCAACCTGCGTTGGGGGGTTTTCACCCTGGTCCAGACACGTCCCTTTCTGGATGGAAGTTCTCGGAATATCGAGCTCGGTATGATCGGTCGCCGAGTCGCCGAGACCGAGTGGGAATTGTTGAACTTGATGGAAGGAAAGGCACTTTGA
- the mrdA gene encoding penicillin-binding protein 2, whose translation MQLNDPEPPEELRRRSRVASLVVLGFLVGLAVRLFSLQVGDGQNWQDRSDVNRIRWERIAATRGRILDTHGQPLADNRPSFDIVLVPEDTKNLDHTMAQVEDLVGRELRKPEEIRAAARKRPPFEGIVIERDIDWASIVALETNEHRLPGVRLAVGPMRTYPEGDLASHILGYVGEVSEKDLSNRQQYRPGDRIGKTGAEQMWESNLRGASGAQQIEVDARGRRLRVLSEAGGQRGESLYLTIDKRLQAFAEQLLDGQEGSIIAIRPKTGEILAMASAPGYDPNQFARGIGNTDWRALLENELRPLNNRAVQGQYPPGSTFKVVTAAAALEEEIITPESKVFCGGSHKLGNRTYRCWKRGGHGEMDLHDALAESCDVYFYQVGHKLGVDRIAAYAARFGLGEQTGIDLASEKRGLVPTRNWKKERYGESWYAGETLSVAIGQGFLLATPLQIANLAATIANGGLRMKPQLIERIESEDGETLFEMEPETRGRLGLQPKTLQQIREALRSVVHARKGTGKAARLDTIEVAGKTGTAQVFKMGKEQIKTDSLARHLRDHAWFIAFAPVENPEIAIVVLIEHAGGGGGSRAAPLAHDLADFYFSLTRGRDYQIADSGARAFPAPWDIAVPEVLAREIPAGAGTHAEALPPVDSERPGAEG comes from the coding sequence ATGCAGCTGAATGATCCCGAACCGCCGGAAGAGCTTCGCAGGCGGTCGCGAGTTGCCTCGCTGGTCGTTCTGGGATTTCTCGTCGGACTCGCGGTCCGGCTTTTTTCCCTGCAAGTCGGTGACGGTCAGAACTGGCAGGACCGATCCGACGTCAATCGGATTCGGTGGGAGAGAATTGCAGCGACAAGAGGACGAATTCTGGATACCCACGGGCAACCTCTCGCGGATAACCGTCCTTCCTTCGATATCGTCCTCGTGCCCGAGGATACCAAAAACCTCGATCATACGATGGCGCAGGTCGAAGATTTGGTCGGCCGCGAGCTGCGCAAGCCCGAAGAAATCCGCGCCGCCGCCCGCAAACGCCCACCCTTCGAAGGCATCGTCATCGAGCGAGATATTGATTGGGCCTCGATCGTTGCTCTGGAGACCAACGAGCATCGGCTGCCTGGCGTTCGTCTCGCCGTGGGACCCATGCGCACCTATCCCGAAGGTGACCTCGCATCGCATATTCTCGGCTACGTCGGTGAAGTGTCCGAAAAAGACCTAAGCAATCGTCAGCAATATCGCCCCGGAGATCGCATCGGTAAAACAGGGGCGGAGCAAATGTGGGAATCGAATCTGCGTGGTGCGTCAGGTGCGCAACAAATCGAAGTCGATGCCCGGGGCCGGCGCCTTCGTGTCCTGTCAGAAGCAGGAGGTCAGCGCGGAGAAAGCCTCTATCTCACGATCGACAAACGGCTGCAGGCCTTCGCCGAGCAGCTCCTCGACGGTCAGGAGGGCTCGATCATCGCGATCCGCCCGAAGACCGGCGAAATTCTCGCGATGGCGAGCGCACCCGGGTACGACCCGAATCAATTCGCTCGCGGGATCGGCAATACCGATTGGCGCGCCCTCCTCGAGAACGAACTCAGGCCTCTCAACAATCGGGCCGTTCAGGGTCAGTATCCTCCGGGGTCGACCTTCAAGGTCGTGACAGCGGCAGCCGCACTCGAGGAAGAAATCATCACCCCCGAAAGCAAGGTTTTCTGCGGTGGCTCACATAAATTGGGCAATCGGACCTATCGCTGCTGGAAACGTGGGGGCCACGGCGAGATGGATTTGCACGATGCACTTGCCGAGTCCTGCGATGTCTATTTTTATCAAGTGGGCCACAAGCTCGGGGTAGATCGGATCGCCGCTTACGCCGCGCGATTCGGCCTCGGTGAACAAACCGGTATCGACCTGGCCAGCGAAAAACGCGGCCTCGTTCCGACTCGAAACTGGAAAAAAGAGCGTTACGGCGAATCCTGGTACGCGGGGGAAACTCTTTCGGTCGCGATCGGCCAGGGTTTCCTGCTCGCGACCCCACTCCAGATCGCCAATCTGGCAGCCACCATCGCCAACGGTGGTCTGCGCATGAAACCTCAGCTCATCGAGCGAATTGAATCGGAAGATGGCGAGACCCTCTTCGAGATGGAACCCGAGACCCGCGGTCGCCTTGGCCTGCAGCCCAAAACGTTGCAGCAAATTCGCGAGGCGCTGCGTTCGGTTGTCCACGCGCGAAAGGGAACAGGCAAAGCCGCCCGACTCGATACGATCGAGGTGGCTGGCAAGACCGGGACCGCTCAGGTCTTCAAAATGGGCAAAGAGCAGATCAAGACCGACTCTCTGGCGCGACACCTACGCGATCATGCCTGGTTCATCGCGTTTGCTCCCGTCGAAAATCCCGAGATTGCGATTGTGGTCCTGATCGAGCATGCCGGAGGTGGCGGCGGTTCACGCGCGGCGCCACTGGCCCACGATCTTGCCGATTTCTATTTTTCGCTGACGCGAGGCCGGGACTATCAGATCGCCGACTCGGGCGCTCGCGCGTTTCCGGCACCTTGGGATATTGCGGTACCCGAAGTTCTCGCGCGAGAGATCCCTGCAGGTGCCGGCACGCATGCCGAAGCTCTGCCTCCTGTCGATTCCGAACGACCGGGCGCCGAGGGTTGA
- the trxA gene encoding thioredoxin produces the protein MSGVSEVTDASFDAEVMESEIPVLIDFWAPWCGPCRAIAPLVDELAGEYEGKLKVVKMNVDDNPQTPGRFGVRGIPNLILFKGGTVHEQIVGAVAKQKLTDAVDGALS, from the coding sequence ATGTCGGGAGTAAGCGAAGTCACAGATGCATCGTTCGATGCCGAAGTTATGGAGTCGGAGATTCCGGTGCTGATCGACTTTTGGGCTCCCTGGTGCGGTCCCTGCCGCGCGATCGCCCCTCTGGTGGATGAACTGGCCGGTGAGTACGAAGGCAAGCTCAAGGTCGTGAAGATGAATGTTGACGACAACCCGCAGACACCCGGCCGGTTCGGTGTGCGCGGGATTCCCAATCTCATCTTGTTCAAGGGAGGAACAGTTCACGAACAGATCGTTGGCGCCGTGGCGAAACAGAAGCTGACCGATGCTGTCGATGGAGCTCTGAGCTGA
- the rodA gene encoding rod shape-determining protein RodA, with the protein MPKLCLLSIPNDRAPRVDAMRLMLDRRLIARFDIYLLLSMLLIVSLGTLTIYSASFSPGQEGIPRFALRQAMWGGVGLIAALAMVSFDYRRLERWAPLIYAICLLLLAAVPLLGSMSGGSRRWLSLGPANLQPSETMKLGLVVLLARYFHHNSRPGGLKLRDFGIPLLYTLVPGALTLMQPDLGTASLFLFLFLTMALLAGPSPRTLAIVAGSGLALLPLIPFLYSMLREYQQRRIVTFLNPELDPLGAGYNVIQSKIAIGSGGLWGKGFLEGSQNQLNFLPAQHTDFIFSVFSEEWGFSGALVLLSLYAALLLRGLFVVGHAKERFGALLAFGILANIFWQVLINLGMTTGLLPVVGMTLPYLSYGGSSLLTLMASMGLVINVSMRRLDRERLPRF; encoded by the coding sequence ATGCCGAAGCTCTGCCTCCTGTCGATTCCGAACGACCGGGCGCCGAGGGTTGATGCCATGCGCCTGATGCTCGATCGCAGGCTGATCGCACGCTTTGATATTTATCTTTTGCTGTCGATGCTGCTGATCGTCAGCCTCGGAACGCTCACCATCTACAGCGCCAGCTTTTCGCCGGGGCAAGAGGGCATTCCGCGGTTCGCCCTCCGGCAAGCCATGTGGGGTGGCGTCGGTTTGATCGCGGCTTTGGCGATGGTCAGTTTTGACTACCGCCGCCTCGAGCGCTGGGCCCCCTTGATTTACGCCATTTGCTTGCTGCTTCTCGCAGCGGTGCCTCTGCTGGGCTCGATGTCCGGAGGCTCTCGTCGCTGGCTATCGCTTGGGCCAGCGAATCTGCAGCCTTCCGAGACCATGAAATTGGGGCTGGTGGTTCTTCTCGCGCGTTATTTCCACCACAACTCGCGCCCCGGTGGCCTCAAATTACGCGATTTCGGCATCCCTCTGCTCTATACGCTGGTCCCGGGTGCGTTGACCCTGATGCAACCGGACCTCGGGACAGCCTCCCTTTTTCTCTTCCTTTTTCTCACCATGGCCCTGCTCGCGGGCCCCAGTCCGCGCACTCTGGCGATCGTTGCGGGTAGCGGACTGGCTTTGCTCCCCCTGATTCCATTCCTCTATTCGATGCTCAGGGAGTATCAGCAACGACGTATCGTCACGTTCCTGAACCCGGAACTCGACCCTCTGGGAGCGGGCTATAATGTCATCCAGTCAAAAATTGCGATCGGCTCCGGTGGTTTATGGGGCAAAGGGTTTCTCGAAGGAAGTCAGAATCAGCTCAATTTCCTCCCCGCACAACATACCGATTTCATCTTCTCGGTCTTCTCCGAAGAATGGGGCTTTTCAGGAGCGCTCGTTCTCTTGAGCCTGTACGCCGCTCTCCTGCTCCGTGGCCTTTTCGTGGTCGGCCATGCCAAGGAACGATTTGGTGCGCTGCTGGCTTTCGGAATCCTTGCCAACATCTTCTGGCAAGTTTTGATCAATCTCGGAATGACCACCGGACTGCTGCCCGTGGTTGGCATGACCCTGCCCTATTTGAGCTATGGCGGATCCTCGCTTCTCACACTGATGGCCAGCATGGGCCTCGTGATCAATGTGAGCATGCGACGACTCGATCGAGAGCGATTACCGCGCTTCTAA
- the mreC gene encoding rod shape-determining protein MreC: protein MSWLRQHAVLVTTAGLLLISLTLLMVNTRGQRRVDPLGVIFLEAVTPVASLSGAVTRRLGEAWSSYVDLVGVREEREWLRNRVRTLERAADADKQIRRENQRLTALLDLREALGGMPIAARVTGIGASPLFHTATLDRGTSQGITAGMAVLAHEGVVGRIVAASPNASRVLLLEDPASGVDAVVQRSRARGILEGGSEGRLRLKYIKPDEELRVGDTVVTSGFDQIFPRGIALGRIIEVRSAPGGLFQTAEILPSVDFGKLAEVLVLDAPKRDEVPVIEAD from the coding sequence GTGAGCTGGCTCCGGCAGCACGCAGTGCTGGTCACAACCGCAGGCCTGCTTCTGATCTCGTTGACCCTGTTGATGGTCAATACGCGAGGCCAGCGCCGCGTGGACCCGCTGGGCGTGATTTTTCTCGAAGCGGTCACGCCAGTTGCGAGCCTTTCCGGCGCCGTGACACGACGACTCGGAGAGGCCTGGAGTTCCTATGTGGATCTGGTCGGCGTCCGCGAAGAGCGGGAGTGGCTCCGAAATCGGGTACGCACATTGGAGCGTGCGGCCGATGCCGACAAACAGATCCGACGCGAAAATCAGCGCCTCACGGCCTTGCTCGATCTGCGGGAAGCCCTCGGTGGTATGCCGATCGCGGCCCGAGTCACCGGTATCGGTGCCAGCCCACTTTTCCATACCGCGACACTCGACCGTGGCACCTCGCAGGGAATCACCGCAGGGATGGCGGTTCTGGCCCACGAAGGCGTCGTGGGGCGAATCGTTGCCGCCAGCCCGAACGCCTCACGCGTGCTGCTTCTGGAGGATCCGGCCAGCGGAGTCGACGCCGTGGTTCAGCGCTCACGTGCGCGTGGTATCCTCGAGGGGGGCTCGGAGGGACGCCTTCGACTCAAATATATCAAGCCGGACGAAGAGTTGCGGGTTGGGGATACCGTCGTGACCTCCGGATTCGATCAGATTTTCCCGCGCGGGATCGCCCTTGGCCGGATCATCGAGGTACGCTCGGCGCCGGGCGGCCTCTTCCAGACAGCGGAGATTCTGCCTTCAGTCGATTTCGGGAAACTGGCAGAAGTTCTGGTGCTCGACGCACCCAAACGCGACGAAGTTCCCGTCATCGAGGCGGATTGA
- a CDS encoding SurA N-terminal domain-containing protein produces the protein MLHIVRQHAQSLGIKIILGIIVAVFVFWGVEGVVSGVNSQATVAVIDGAPIEINTVARAEFNLRQAYERNFGDQLTPEIMTQLDLPARALEGLVERRLLALEADNLGLEISDREVSDRVRASTAFFSNGRFDKETYVRSLRFSQLTPAEYESSVREDLAIARLQGLIADEVEVSESEARAEVTAQEEKRTLQYASFRQADFQEAVVVEDGALSAWYTENEDSFEEPEKVVVAMLVYRGGDFEEGIVLEEDDIVAEYEAGRETTFQQENEISARHILKRINPEATEEEKQAVRASIEALAASLASGADFAELATAESEDPGSAARGGSLGFFGKGRMVPEFEAAAFATEPGTVSEIVETPFGLHLIQVDEVREERALTLEEVRADIESNLRQTKAGERAAEAAKSDREAVSGGQALTETATARGMEVETPAPFARSGGVAGVGRSFPLMNAIFSIEPGEVTEVFEVSGDHVLAVLQEKIPERIPDFEEVRAAAERAYRDAEASALALAAANEFMAKVQAGEDFAAVANAGGQRLNDSLPFSRQEQFIQPLGGNRKMRDAAFALGANESLLEEPFVIAGDVYIASVSNREVPEGSDLEEKVSDIRAQMTQSRREEVFQRYVEELRAAAVVEVYSERLDALRAPS, from the coding sequence ATGCTCCATATCGTTCGACAACACGCGCAATCTCTCGGGATCAAGATTATACTGGGCATCATCGTCGCCGTTTTCGTCTTCTGGGGGGTCGAAGGCGTCGTCAGCGGCGTCAACTCGCAGGCGACAGTGGCTGTGATCGATGGGGCTCCCATCGAGATCAATACCGTGGCTCGTGCCGAGTTCAATCTTCGCCAGGCTTACGAGCGGAACTTCGGGGATCAGCTGACGCCCGAGATCATGACCCAGCTGGACTTACCCGCCCGCGCGCTCGAGGGACTGGTCGAGCGACGACTACTTGCTCTGGAAGCGGATAATCTGGGACTTGAAATCAGCGATCGGGAGGTCAGCGATCGCGTGCGCGCAAGTACGGCCTTCTTTTCGAATGGACGTTTCGACAAGGAAACCTACGTTCGCTCACTTCGCTTTTCCCAGCTCACGCCCGCTGAATACGAATCTTCGGTTCGGGAGGACCTCGCGATCGCCCGACTTCAGGGGTTGATTGCCGATGAGGTCGAAGTCTCCGAGAGCGAGGCTCGAGCCGAGGTGACAGCGCAGGAAGAAAAACGAACTCTTCAGTACGCCAGTTTCCGCCAGGCAGACTTTCAGGAAGCCGTCGTGGTTGAGGATGGCGCGCTCTCCGCTTGGTACACGGAAAATGAAGACAGCTTCGAGGAGCCCGAGAAAGTTGTTGTGGCGATGCTGGTCTATCGCGGCGGTGATTTCGAAGAGGGCATCGTCCTCGAGGAAGACGATATCGTTGCCGAGTATGAAGCCGGCCGGGAAACGACCTTCCAACAGGAAAATGAAATCAGTGCGCGCCACATTCTGAAACGGATCAATCCTGAAGCAACGGAAGAAGAGAAGCAGGCGGTTCGTGCTTCGATAGAGGCGTTGGCGGCTTCCCTGGCCTCGGGCGCAGATTTCGCAGAACTCGCGACCGCGGAATCGGAAGACCCGGGCTCGGCCGCTCGGGGCGGCTCGCTGGGCTTCTTCGGCAAGGGGCGGATGGTGCCCGAATTTGAAGCGGCGGCCTTTGCGACAGAGCCCGGTACCGTGAGCGAAATTGTGGAGACACCCTTTGGTTTGCACCTGATTCAGGTGGACGAGGTGCGCGAAGAGCGTGCCCTGACCCTCGAAGAGGTTCGTGCGGATATCGAGTCGAACCTCCGTCAGACGAAAGCTGGCGAGAGGGCCGCAGAAGCGGCGAAAAGTGACCGAGAGGCCGTCAGTGGGGGGCAGGCATTGACGGAAACTGCGACGGCCCGTGGAATGGAAGTCGAGACACCGGCTCCCTTTGCAAGGTCCGGAGGCGTAGCGGGTGTCGGCCGATCCTTTCCGCTGATGAACGCAATTTTCTCCATCGAGCCCGGTGAAGTAACGGAAGTTTTCGAAGTTTCGGGGGATCATGTGCTTGCGGTCCTGCAGGAGAAGATCCCGGAGCGAATTCCCGATTTTGAGGAAGTTCGGGCTGCCGCGGAGCGGGCCTATCGCGATGCTGAAGCGAGTGCTCTGGCGCTGGCCGCTGCCAACGAATTCATGGCCAAGGTTCAGGCCGGCGAAGATTTCGCCGCTGTGGCGAATGCCGGCGGCCAGAGGCTGAATGACTCACTTCCTTTCTCGCGGCAGGAACAATTCATCCAGCCTCTCGGCGGCAACCGCAAGATGAGGGACGCGGCGTTTGCTCTTGGCGCGAACGAATCTCTGCTGGAGGAGCCCTTCGTGATTGCGGGTGACGTTTATATCGCGTCGGTCAGCAATCGTGAAGTCCCAGAGGGCAGTGATCTGGAAGAGAAGGTCTCCGATATCCGAGCGCAGATGACGCAAAGTCGCCGCGAAGAAGTCTTCCAGCGATACGTCGAGGAACTTCGCGCGGCAGCAGTTGTGGAAGTCTATTCGGAACGTCTCGACGCGCTCCGCGCACCCAGTTGA